Sequence from the Armatimonadia bacterium genome:
GCGTGCTGCGGGGCAAAGCCCTTCAGTGTGAGCAAGGTCAGGAGGCAGGCGTGTTGTCTCGGAGCGAAGGAGCCACAGTGAGCTTGGCAAACTCGTGGTGATCAGAAGGTGTGTGTGGGAAGGGGGCGAATACCGCATATGTATGGGCCCGAAAGCCTTCGAGAGACGGTGAAATCTCATGCGAAGAGTACTAGTAGGCATAGCATTGCTCCTGGTCGGGGCGGCCGCCGTCGCCGATCCGCCATCCTGGGAGGCCGGTCGGACGAAGGACGCGCCGACGATTGATGGGAAGCTGGACGATGCATGCTGGAAGGACCAGACGCTGGTCAGCAACTTCGTGGATGCACGCACAGGCCAGGCGGCACGGGCGCAGAGCCTGTTCCGGGTGCTGTACGACGACACGGCGCTGTACCTGGCGGTTCAGTGTCTCGACCCGCAGGTGAAAGGCCTGCGCGCCACCCTGGAGGCTCGTGATGACACAGTCTGGGACGACGACTGTGTCGAGGTGCTGCTCGACCCGAGCAATCGCCGCGACAGCTATGCTCGTCTGGTGATGAACCCGAAGGGCGCCCTGTATGACGCCTGGATGACCCATGGCGGGGTCACCACCGACATGGACTACGAGTCCGGAGCCCAGGTGGCCGCCGCCACGACGGCCGAAGGCTGGCAACTTGAGGTCAAGGTCCCCTATGCCGGGCTGAGGCTGCCCGGGGATGTGAAGAGCACCTGGGGTCTGAATCTGTGCCGGCACAAGAAGACGCAGCCGACGGAAGACTCCTGCTGGTCGGGACCGCAGGGCGACCAGGCTGAGCAGTTTGGAGCCCTGACGGACCTGAAGGTGAACTTCCGGGCGCAGCTGGTCTCCATCGACACCCCACAGTTCGTCGATCCTCGCTATGACGAGGGCAAGCTCATCGGGACGCTTCGAGTACCCTACGTGAACTGGACCGGCCGAGGCGTCGCCACGCGCATCAAGGCCACCTTCAAGAGCCTTGAGGGGCTGTCCAGTGAGAACCAGACTGAGGCCAATCTCGGCCGCGGCAGAGGCGTGCTGACGGTCCCGGTGGTCGTTGGCAAGCCGGGCTTCTCCGACGTGAGCCTTGAGGTGGTCCGGCGCCAGCCTGAGAGCGTGCTGTTCGCAGGGCGCTTCCCGATGCGTCTGGACTACCCGCCCATCACCATCTCCCTGGAGGAGCCCGCCTACCGCGACACGATCTACGCAAGCCTTCCGTCGCCCGAGATCGTGTGCCGGATGAAGGTCAATGCGCCGATCCGCGACCTGTCAGGCTGTGAGCTACGGGCCGCCCTGAGTGCAGGCAACACGGAGATGTCCGTGCGGACGGTGCGTACGCTCCTGCCACGCGGTGAGGCCACCGTGGCCTTCTCCAGCGAGATCATCCCGGCGGGCGACTACCTGATTCGTGCGCAGGTGCTCAAGCAGGGAGAGGTCATCGTCGAGAGTGCGAAGGTGGTCCGCAAGCTCAAGCCGCAGGCACGCGAGGTGATCCTGGACGCCCAGGGGCATCTGCGCGTCAACGGTCGGCGGTTCTACCCCTTCGGCTTCGCGGACTCCGGCGCAGACGCACGGATGCTGCAGGCCAGGTGCAACACCATCCACCTCGCCCAGGCCTGGAAACTGGCCCGCGACGGCAAGCTTCAGGCAGCCCTGGATGACGCCCGGAAGCTGAGCCTTGGGGTGGTCCTGCCACCGTACCCGGACGAGGTTACCTCCTACGGCTTCCGCGGTCGTGCAGTGGTAACGGAGGAGGACCTGCGGGATATCCAGACCTTCGTAGCAGAGTACGCCTCGCATCCGGCCGTGCTTGCCTGGGAAGTGTGCAGGGAACCCCGGGGAGCGCTCTGGCGGGCAAGCCTGGAGAAGGTCTACCAGACCGTCACCGCCGCCGACCCGTATCACCCCTGCGTGGCGGTGGACGGCGATGCAGCCCTGCTGTCGCGGATGAGCTACGCCTCGGACATCCCGTGCCTGGTCGCCACGCCTGGGTTTGCCGCCGAGGGTGGCCCACGTCAGCCCCTGGCGACGATCTCACAGGCGCTC
This genomic interval carries:
- a CDS encoding sugar-binding protein; translated protein: MRRVLVGIALLLVGAAAVADPPSWEAGRTKDAPTIDGKLDDACWKDQTLVSNFVDARTGQAARAQSLFRVLYDDTALYLAVQCLDPQVKGLRATLEARDDTVWDDDCVEVLLDPSNRRDSYARLVMNPKGALYDAWMTHGGVTTDMDYESGAQVAAATTAEGWQLEVKVPYAGLRLPGDVKSTWGLNLCRHKKTQPTEDSCWSGPQGDQAEQFGALTDLKVNFRAQLVSIDTPQFVDPRYDEGKLIGTLRVPYVNWTGRGVATRIKATFKSLEGLSSENQTEANLGRGRGVLTVPVVVGKPGFSDVSLEVVRRQPESVLFAGRFPMRLDYPPITISLEEPAYRDTIYASLPSPEIVCRMKVNAPIRDLSGCELRAALSAGNTEMSVRTVRTLLPRGEATVAFSSEIIPAGDYLIRAQVLKQGEVIVESAKVVRKLKPQAREVILDAQGHLRVNGRRFYPFGFADSGADARMLQARCNTIHLAQAWKLARDGKLQAALDDARKLSLGVVLPPYPDEVTSYGFRGRAVVTEEDLRDIQTFVAEYASHPAVLAWEVCREPRGALWRASLEKVYQTVTAADPYHPCVAVDGDAALLSRMSYASDIPCLVATPGFAAEGGPRQPLATISQALADVAAGQPTLRAPWLMPQGSSQGDLSPERAATDRAPTLSEVRCMHYLGLLGGAEGILAQDWTRAIKHPSVWNTYKEALGPEMAILVPMLQGGEPVANCRVANFPQTPKADVVLQAWKDAEGLAIVVVNRGPEEAKVRVFVPRSGGKRFRVLAEDRYVVTVTDSFDETLPPYGVHIYTDKQKLPSILPLEQLAQHIKNDEAAQKQTW